GCAGAGACGCAGAGAGGGAAAAGAAATCGCGTGGTATTCAACGATTTCTCCTGTTAACGAAATTATCTGCGGGAGATAACCCCTTCTGCCTTACCATACGGCCACTGCTCTGCTTCCCTGCCCTGTAAGGGCAGTCCATTTATAGCCAGGTCTTTCAAGCCTGGAGGCGCAGGAATGAGAGGGATGCTGAGGGAGAGGGATATTACACGCGGAGACGCGGAGGCGCAGAGAGGAATGAGAGGGACGCTGAGGGAGAAAGATTTTACACGCGGAGACGCGGAGGCGCGAAGAGGGGGGAGAGGGACGCTGAGAGAGAGGAATTTTTACACGCGGAGGCGCGGAGACGCAGAGAGGGAAAAGAAATCGCGTGGTATTCAACGATTTCTCCTGTTAATGAAATTATCTGCGGGAAATAACCCCTTCTGCCTTACCATACGGCCACTGCTCTGCTTCCCTGCCCTGTAAGGGCAGTCCATTCATAGCCAGGTCTTTTAAGGCCTGGAGGCGCAGGAATGAGAGGGACGCTGAGGGAGAAAGATTTTACACGCGGAGACGCGGAGACGCGGAGAAGGAAAAACAAACGCATGGTATGCTACGATTATCTCCTGTTAATGAAATTATCTGCGGAAAATAACCCCTTCTGCCTTATCACATGTTTACTGCTGTGGTTCCCCGGAACACCCGGTCCCCCGGATGGCGCGGAAAGGAAATCTTAACCACCAAAAGGAGGTCTCATGTCATTAAAAATACAGGTGATCATTTCAAGTACCCGCCCGGGGCGGTTTAGTGAAAAACCAGCACATTGGATACTGAGCAAACTTAAGCAGCAGGAAGGCATAGAGCCGGAGCTGCTCGATTTAAGAGAATACCCTTTGCCCTTCTATGATGAACCTCAGAGTCCAAGTCAGATTACAAATTTCTCCTATTCAAACGATATGGCTGTTGCCTGGGCTAAAAAGGTAGGGGAGGGTGATGGATATGTAATTGTTACCCCCGAGTATAATCATGGGTATCCGGGGGTGTTAAAGAATGCCTTAGACTATGTGTATCATCAGTGGAATCATAAAGCAGTGGGGTTTGTAAGCTACGGAGGTGTTTCGGGAGCCAGGGTAATTGAACAGTTACGGTTAGTGTCAGTGGAGTTACAGATGGTGCCGATCAGAAATTCAATCCATATCC
The sequence above is a segment of the Chitinispirillales bacterium ANBcel5 genome. Coding sequences within it:
- a CDS encoding NAD(P)H-dependent oxidoreductase — translated: MSLKIQVIISSTRPGRFSEKPAHWILSKLKQQEGIEPELLDLREYPLPFYDEPQSPSQITNFSYSNDMAVAWAKKVGEGDGYVIVTPEYNHGYPGVLKNALDYVYHQWNHKAVGFVSYGGVSGARVIEQLRLVSVELQMVPIRNSIHIPPPLFYDLKGREEVGTEDFSPLDNTAHRFINQLQWWTEATRAARERE